Part of the uncultured Desulfobacter sp. genome, TCTTCGCGTTCGTGAGCTTGAAGAAAAGATTTTAGAACTTGGACCGGACAAGGTCGCATGTTTCATTGCCGAACCGGTCATGGGCTCAGGCGGTGTGATTGTACCGCCCGCCGGGTATCATAAAAAAACCCTGGATATCTGCAGAAAATATGATGTGCTGTATATCTCAGATGAAGTCGTTACGGCATTCGGTCGATTGGGGCACCATTTTGCTTCCGAATCGGTGTTCGATATCGTGCCGGATATCATCACCGTGGCCAAGGGCATCTCTTCGGGGTATCAGCCGTTAGGGGCTGCCATTATATCCGAAAAGCTGATGGCGCGAATCAGCGGGGACTCAGCAAAGCCTAATTCATATTACACAAACGGGTTCACCTATTCCGGACATCCCGTGGCATGTGCCGCCGCCTTGAAATATCTTGAAATCATGGAGCGGGACAACATCAATGCGCATGTCAGGGATGTGGGCCCCTATTTCATACAGCGCCTTGAGGAACTCAAGGCGTACCCCATTGTCGGCGATGTCAGGGGTGTTTGTTTAATGGCATGTGTGGAGTGTGTGGTATCCGACGATGAAGAAGAAAATATCGCTGTTGCCCAGAGAGTCGATGAATTCTGCCAGGAAAAAGGGCTCATTGTCCGGCCCTATGAAAATTTATGCATATTGTCTCCACCGTTGATTATCGACAAAGCCGGTATTGATCAGATTGTGGATATTTTAATAGACAGCATTATCGCAACAATGAGTGAAAGAGATAAGGAGACCAAATGATGGGAGATATAGATGTCCATCTTTTAATAAATGGAAATATTGTGGATGGAGAAGGGGAGAAAACTTCTCTTTTCAGTCCGGAAAATAATGAATTTATCGCAGATGTGCCATGCGCGACCACTGCACAGGTTGACCTGGCCGTGGCTGCGGCCAATGCGGCATTCCCGGCCTGGAAAAGAAAATCCTTTGCGGACAGGGCCGCGGTTTTATTTCAACTTGCCGACCGTATCGATGAAAAAGCAGACGCTTTGGCAAAGCTTGAATCCCTGAACTGCGGTAAACCCTATCAGCGAATGCTCGAAGACGAAATGCCCGCCATTTCCGATCATTTTCGTTTTTTTGCCGGCGCCAGTCGCTGCATGTCCGGCAGTGCCACGGGGGAATACCTTGAAGGGTTTACCAGTATGATCCGCAGGGACCCTGTGGGCGTTGTGGGTCAAATCGCTCCCTGGAACTATCCTTTGATGATGGCCGCCTGGAAAATTGCCCCGGCCCTGGCAGCCGGGAATACAGTGGTGTTCAAACCATCCGAATGTACCCCCCTGACCATGCTTGCCTTGGTCGAAGACGTCAAAGAGCTGTTCCCCGCCGGTGTGCTTAATATTGTAACGGGCAGGGGCAGTGTGGTGGGCAAACACATTGCCGAGCATGAAAAAATCCAGATGGTGTCAGTTACAGGTTCGGTCAATACCGGAAAGCAGGTGCTGACCTCTGCAACATCCAACGTAAAGCGTACGCATCTGGAGTTGGGGGGCAAGGCACCGGTCATTGCATTTGACGATTGTGATGTCGATGACCTGGTGGAAAATATGAAATTGTGGGGCTATTACAATGCAGGACAGGATTGTACGGCAGCCTGTCGGTTGTATGTCCAGGATGGTATCTACAAGGAAGTGGTTGAAAAACTGGCTGTGGCCGTTCAGGGCATTGATGTCAATGAGATCGGGCCGCTGATCTCTGCCGAACAGCGGGAGATCGTCAGCGGATTTGTTGAACGTGCCAAAAAGGTACCCCATCTGAAAATCCTTGCCGGCGGCAATAAAATTGACCGTGGCTATTTTTACGAGCCCACCCTCATCGCCGATGCCCTTCAAGATGACGAGGTGGTGCAGGAGGAGATCTTCGGACCGGTGGTTTCCGTCACCCGTTTCCGCGATGAAGATCAGGCCATGGAATGGGCCAATGATTGCAAGTAT contains:
- a CDS encoding gamma-aminobutyraldehyde dehydrogenase, giving the protein MMGDIDVHLLINGNIVDGEGEKTSLFSPENNEFIADVPCATTAQVDLAVAAANAAFPAWKRKSFADRAAVLFQLADRIDEKADALAKLESLNCGKPYQRMLEDEMPAISDHFRFFAGASRCMSGSATGEYLEGFTSMIRRDPVGVVGQIAPWNYPLMMAAWKIAPALAAGNTVVFKPSECTPLTMLALVEDVKELFPAGVLNIVTGRGSVVGKHIAEHEKIQMVSVTGSVNTGKQVLTSATSNVKRTHLELGGKAPVIAFDDCDVDDLVENMKLWGYYNAGQDCTAACRLYVQDGIYKEVVEKLAVAVQGIDVNEIGPLISAEQREIVSGFVERAKKVPHLKILAGGNKIDRGYFYEPTLIADALQDDEVVQEEIFGPVVSVTRFRDEDQAMEWANDCKYGLASSIWTKDIEKAHRVSSMLQYGVTWINTYFMYASEMPHGGFKMSGYGKDLSMYGLEDYTVVRHIMVKM
- a CDS encoding aminotransferase — translated: MNLSAENIEYATEEATLAEMDKKHVIHPWSDLGSDAESMVIESGKGIHVFDNEGNQFIDSISGMWCVNLGYGNKEMADAIADQCVRLVYYTPFGAMASPPSIELAHKLSELTPGDLNYFQFTTSGSTAVESAIRFAHYYFNCLDQPDKKHIIYRENAYHGSTYLTASLNGKRCDRSYFNYITDIVHAIPDPNPFKRDPGMSVEDFCDLRVRELEEKILELGPDKVACFIAEPVMGSGGVIVPPAGYHKKTLDICRKYDVLYISDEVVTAFGRLGHHFASESVFDIVPDIITVAKGISSGYQPLGAAIISEKLMARISGDSAKPNSYYTNGFTYSGHPVACAAALKYLEIMERDNINAHVRDVGPYFIQRLEELKAYPIVGDVRGVCLMACVECVVSDDEEENIAVAQRVDEFCQEKGLIVRPYENLCILSPPLIIDKAGIDQIVDILIDSIIATMSERDKETK